The genomic region AACTCACCAAAACGTAGATCAACCCGCTAGCGCCTATATGGTGCGCAGGCCTTCCTATAAGCCATGTTAAAAAACCGCTCAGAATTATACCGTACAAAATAATTTTCCAGCTGATTTTACTATAAAAATAAAAAATAGCCGAACTTAAAATCATAAGTGGCAAAGTATTACTATAAAGGTGTTTTATGGAACTATGGATAAACGGACTCAAAGCAATTCCACGAAGCCCTGTAAAAGTCCTCGGATAAATGCCATAATCGGTGAAATCGAAGCCAAAAGTAAGTTCAAACCAGTAGACCGTCCAAATGGAAAGTCCGAAAAACAATGGATAAATCAACATCCACAGTGAAAAGTCCAACGATTCTTCTTTTTGCATACCTGATAAATAGCAAATTTAACACCAATTTGAAAGTACTGCTGATTTGTCAGCAAGATAAAAAATAAAGTTGTGCGCAAAATTGTAATTTTGAAATGAGCAATAACAGACGAGACATGAATGAACCTTTAGCAGAACGCATACGTCCTAAAAACCTAGAGCAATATATAAGCCAGAAACACCTTGTAGGCGATGATGGCTCTTTAACGGCACAAATAAAAGCGGGAAACATTCCATCTTTAATTTTATGGGGGCCTCCAGGTACGGGGAAAACAACTTTAGCCAACATTATCGCTACGGAAAGTAAACGTCCATTTTATACGTTAAGTGCTATAAATAGTGGCGTTAAGGACATTCGTGAGGTTATTGAAAAAGCCAAGCAAAGCGGCGGCCTCTTCACAACTAAAAATCCGATTTTATTCATAGATGAAATTCATCGATTCAGTAAAAGTCAGCAAGATTCATTGTTAGCCGCCGTGGAAAAGGGATGGATTACCTTAGTGGGTGCCACCACCGAAAATCCGAGTTTTGAAGTCATCCCTGCATTGCTCTCCCGCTGCCAAGTATATATTTTAAATGCTTTTGATAAGAATGACCTTGAAACCCTTTTGCATAGAGCTCTAAAGGAAGATTCAATACTGTCTAAAAAACAAATAGAGCTTAAAGAAACAGAAGCTTTGTTGCGCCTCTCGGGTGGCGACGGACGCAAACTACTGAATATTTTTGAACTGGTTATTAATTCTGAAGCCAAGGAGGATCTCGTAATTACCAATGAATTGGTGATGAAGAAAATTCAGAAAAACACGGTTTTGTACGATAAGACTGGGGAACAACATTACGATATCGTATCTGCATTAATAAAATCAATACGTGGGAGCGACCCGAATGGAGCGGTCTACTGGCTTGCCAGAATGATAGAAGGTGGCGAAGATGTAAAATTTATTGCCCGTAGGTTGATTATTTCCGCTTCTGAAGATATAGGAATTGCCAATCCTACGGCCTTGGTGATTGCCAATAACACTTTTCAAGCGGTTACAACTATTGGTTATCCAGAGGCACGGATAATTTTGAGTCAGTGTGCGGTCTATTTGGCCACCTCAGCGAAGAGCAATGCTTCTTATGAAGCCATTAATAAAGCCATAAGCACCGTAAAACAAACGGGCGATCTTTCGGTACCCATTCATTTAAGAAATGCGCCTACCAAACTAATGAAAGACCTGGGATATGGGGAAGATTATAAATATTCGCACGCGTACCAAAACAATTTTGTGGAACAGGAATTCCTCCCGAAAGAACTCGAAAATACAACTTTCTATAATCCTGGTAGCAACCAAAGGGAAAACGCTCTAAGGGATTTTTTAAAACGCAGGTGGAAAGATAAGTATGGGTATTAGTTAATTGGTTAATAGTCAATTTCTTGATAGTTAAATGAAAATGTTGCTTTAATAATTAATAGCATCGCCAGAAAGTAAAATGACAGCGCCTTTCTCGTCGCTCCGCTCCTCGGTTTCGCTGTAAACTTTATAAGATTACACTTTTATTTCTTTGCAAAATCAAACTATTCAACCTAATTTAATCATTAAAAAACCCGTAAAATTCTTGTTGAATTTTACGGGTTAAATTATAACTAAAGAAAATCTTTTAAGCGGAAGACTGCTTAAAACTTAATATTTAATGCTTCTTGTTTAAGCACGTCGCCTTCGTAGTATTCTGCAATCCATTGGCCGTCTTTCTTGTACACGAAGCCATTCATCCCTTGAATAATAAAGTAATTCGGTTGGGTAGTTTTGGTAATTTTATAGACTACTTTAGGGGTAGAATCTATCAATTGGAATCCGTTTGCAATAGGTTGTGCATACAGTAAAACGCCTTTGCTCTCTACTTTATTGGGAGTTTCTGCCACTGCGGGACTTGGGTTAACAGCTGCTTGAGAAACTTCCGAGGCTTCTTCAACCACCTCATCTGCAGCTTCCACTACCCCACTGCTTACCACCACCGTAGATTGATTTTGGTTTAAAGGAGCAGGTGCCGGTTGTTTTGTTGGCTGTGTTGGTACTTTTGCCTGTAATGCTTCGCTTGAATCGTACTCGTAATTCAGCGCTTTTATAGACACAAAAGCGCTTTCCAATGCTTCTTGGTAAGCCCCTTCATAATCTTTTATTTTACTTTTTCCTTCTTCCGAAGTAAATACAACATCACCTTGACAGTTTTTAAGGGTCACTTTCATTTTAGTGGTAAAAAGTCCACTATCATCAACTACATTGGCCTTCAACCCCAAACAAGGATTTGCTTGAAGATCGGCAACTTTCTCATCGTCGTAGATGGCATTAAAACCAGCCTTTTCAAATTGATATTTGGTAAAGGTATTCACCCGATATTGATTTTCTTCTTTTAGGAAATCGAACTTTTTAGGAACTACAATGTATTTGTAATTATTTACGCTCTCTTGTGCGAACATAAGGGTGGTTATAAATAAAAACCCTAGAAATACTCTCTTCTTCATTAATTAAAATTTTAATCCCGTACGGGGAAAACATAGTTTAATCCCACTTGTACCGAGGCATTATTAGCTTTTGCTAAATTATAATATTCAATTAGATTATCGGCTAGCAAATTGAAGTTAAAGTTAGCAAAATGTGTCGATAATCCAAGTCCGATATTGGTTTTAGAAAATTTATCTATTGTATAGGTTGCTTTTACATCAAGGGCGTTTCCAAAACTTCTCGAATAAAACGCGGTTAGTGCTGTTTCTATGCTTTTGGGCCTGTTTTCGAGATATAGCTGCATCCCTATGGAATTCTGTAAGCCATCCCTAGACGATGTGCAACTACAGTCCCTCGACCTTCTGGGGTTACCAAATTTATAAATCCCGGCAGCATTGAATTTTAATGGCCGCATTGTGGTATAGGCATCTGTAATGGTGTCTCGGGGGAAGGCAGCCTCAATCTCATCGACCAATTCCTGCCAATTGT from Galbibacter sp. BG1 harbors:
- a CDS encoding replication-associated recombination protein A, whose amino-acid sequence is MNEPLAERIRPKNLEQYISQKHLVGDDGSLTAQIKAGNIPSLILWGPPGTGKTTLANIIATESKRPFYTLSAINSGVKDIREVIEKAKQSGGLFTTKNPILFIDEIHRFSKSQQDSLLAAVEKGWITLVGATTENPSFEVIPALLSRCQVYILNAFDKNDLETLLHRALKEDSILSKKQIELKETEALLRLSGGDGRKLLNIFELVINSEAKEDLVITNELVMKKIQKNTVLYDKTGEQHYDIVSALIKSIRGSDPNGAVYWLARMIEGGEDVKFIARRLIISASEDIGIANPTALVIANNTFQAVTTIGYPEARIILSQCAVYLATSAKSNASYEAINKAISTVKQTGDLSVPIHLRNAPTKLMKDLGYGEDYKYSHAYQNNFVEQEFLPKELENTTFYNPGSNQRENALRDFLKRRWKDKYGY